The following coding sequences lie in one Carcharodon carcharias isolate sCarCar2 chromosome 5, sCarCar2.pri, whole genome shotgun sequence genomic window:
- the vgll2a gene encoding transcription cofactor vestigial-like protein 2a isoform X1, whose product MSCLDVMYQVYGPQPYFTAAYSPYHHQKLAFYSKMQEAADSTNISGSFSVQGSTIKEEESRSEKERPAEAEYLSSRCVLFTYFQGDISSVVDEHFTRALSQPSSYTPASSSSKSYRGSTSSWRDGAFPMNQRSFPPSFWNSAYQPSMSASLSSSLGNALAGAPTELPFGADPYSSATLHTHLHQGAPEPWHHHHYSLGSAINTQSSVYTRPSMHDVYGMGTPFDPRYSSLLVPSVRPHRLPAVPTPQCDLAKGDTASAWTTGAFTGPTSDMSQTLNLNMDAARRYSLCGGPLLS is encoded by the exons ATGAGCTGTCTGGATGTTATGTACCAAGTGTATGGTCCTCAGCCTTACTTTACAGCAGCCTACAGTCCTTACCACCATCAG AAACTAGCTTTTTACTCGAAAATGCAAGAAGCGGCGGACAGTACAAACATCAGTGGATCATTTTCTGTGCAGGGCTCTACGATCAAAGAGGAAGAATCGCGCAGTGAGAAAGAGCGCCCAGCTGAAGCGGAATATCTCAGCTCCCGATGCGTGCTCTTCACTTACTTCCAGGGTGACATTAGCAGTGTTGTTGATGAACATTTTACAAGGGCACTGAGTCAGCCCAGCAGTTACACTCCAGCCAGCAGTAGCTCCAAATCTTACAGAGGCAGCACGAGTTCTTGGAGAG ATGGAGCCTTCCCCATGAACCAACGGAGTTTTCCTCCTTCTTTCTGGAACAGCGCTTATCAGCCCTCCATGTCAGCAAGCCTAAGTAGCAGTCTAGGCAATGCCCTGGCTGGAGCTCCCACTGAGCTGCCCTTTGGAGCTGACCCATATTCAAGTGCCACTTTGCACACCCATCTACACCAAGGAGCTCCTGAGCCCTGGCACCACCATCACTACTCATTGGGCAGTGCCATCAATACACAGAGCTCTGTCTACACACGGCCTAGCATGCATGATGTATACGGGATGGGTACACCTTTTGACCCACGCTACAGTTCACTGTTAGTGCCTTCAGTGAGGCCACATCGGCTTCCTGCTGTCCCTACACCCCAGTGTGATCTTGCCAAGGGTGACACTGCCTCCGCATGGACCACAGGGGCCTTCACAGGGCCCACCAGTGATATGagccaaaccctcaacctcaatATGGATGCAG
- the vgll2a gene encoding transcription cofactor vestigial-like protein 2a isoform X2, with product MSCLDVMYQVYGPQPYFTAAYSPYHHQKLAFYSKMQEAADSTNISGSFSVQGSTIKEEESRSEKERPAEAEYLSSRCVLFTYFQGDISSVVDEHFTRALSQPSSYTPASSSSKSYRGSTSSWRARRYSLCGGPLLS from the exons ATGAGCTGTCTGGATGTTATGTACCAAGTGTATGGTCCTCAGCCTTACTTTACAGCAGCCTACAGTCCTTACCACCATCAG AAACTAGCTTTTTACTCGAAAATGCAAGAAGCGGCGGACAGTACAAACATCAGTGGATCATTTTCTGTGCAGGGCTCTACGATCAAAGAGGAAGAATCGCGCAGTGAGAAAGAGCGCCCAGCTGAAGCGGAATATCTCAGCTCCCGATGCGTGCTCTTCACTTACTTCCAGGGTGACATTAGCAGTGTTGTTGATGAACATTTTACAAGGGCACTGAGTCAGCCCAGCAGTTACACTCCAGCCAGCAGTAGCTCCAAATCTTACAGAGGCAGCACGAGTTCTTGGAGAG